One genomic segment of Strix aluco isolate bStrAlu1 chromosome 9, bStrAlu1.hap1, whole genome shotgun sequence includes these proteins:
- the RNF228 gene encoding RING finger protein 228: MAEPAQKGGVGQGGRREDEAAAAAAAAPSYEDYECKICYNYFDLERRAPKLLECLHTFCQECLSQLHLRAAQQPPAAAEPGPGPGRSAGGSLACPLCRHRTALPDHRVHGLPVNTKLAAACPPQLRARDPLPQDSLPPLPPRRPPRAREAAAALAPPAPAPAGRAGPRSSGGGYESCQSCKRAALSAGCVCVVVSFLSMVVLLFTGLIFVNQYGGDAGPGASASPSPVGPICLSVASILALFSVVVTWLICWLKYRPEAAAATGGATANGSARGRAAAARRSDT, translated from the coding sequence ATGGCCGAGCCGGCGCAGAAGGGCGGCGTAGggcagggcgggcggcgggaggatgaggcggcggcggcggcggcggccgcccccagCTACGAGGACTACGAGTGCAAGATCTGCTACAACTACTTCGACCTGGAGCGGCGGGCGCCCAAGCTGCTGGAGTGTCTGCACACCTTCTGCCAGGAGTGCCTGAGCCAGCTGCACCTGCGGGCCGCCCAgcagccgcccgccgccgccgagccggggccggggccgggccgctcTGCCGGCGGCTCCCTGGCCTGCCCGCTCTGCCGCCACCGCACGGCGCTGCCCGACCACCGCGTCCACGGCCTCCCCGTCAACACCAAGCtggccgccgcctgcccgccgcaGCTGCGGGCCCGCGACCCGCTGCCCCAGGACAgcctgccgccgctgccgccccgccgcccgccccgcgcccgggaggcggcggccgccctcgccccgccggcccccgcccccgccggccgggccgggccgcgctcctCGGGCGGCGGCTACGAGAGCTGCCAGAGCTGCAAGCGGGCGGCGTTGAGCGCCGGCTGCGTGTGCGTCGTCGTCTCCTTCCTCTCCATGGTGGTGCTGCTCTTCACCGGCCTCATCTTCGTCAACCAGTACGGCGGCGACGCCGGGCCCGGCGCCTCGGCCTCGCCGTCGCCGGTGGGGCCCATCTGCCTGTCGGTGGCCAGCATCCTCGCCCTCTTCTCCGTCGTCGTCACGTGGCTCATCTGCTGGCTCAAGTACCggcccgaggcggcggcggcgaccgGCGGGGCGACCGCCAACGGctccgcgcggggccgggcggcggccgcaCGCAGGAGCGACACGTag